Proteins from a single region of Streptomyces sp. Tu 3180:
- a CDS encoding DUF402 domain-containing protein, giving the protein MAEGGAVRGVGHGDAGGAAGFWAPGTQILWRYRENGGARFHIARPVTVVRDDPELLAVWMAPGTECVKPVLADGTPVHQEPLATRYTKPRTVQRDRWFGTGVLKLARPGEPWSVWLFWDPGWQFKNWYVNLEEPLARWAGGVDSEDHFLDISVHPDRSWHWRDEDEFAQARRDGLVDEALAGRVREAGRAALEVIAAWGPPFSDGWQDWRPDPSWTVPSLPQDWDRTPAHMSP; this is encoded by the coding sequence ATGGCAGAGGGCGGAGCGGTGAGGGGCGTCGGACACGGGGACGCGGGCGGCGCGGCGGGCTTCTGGGCGCCCGGGACGCAGATCCTGTGGCGGTACCGGGAGAACGGCGGCGCGCGCTTCCACATCGCGCGCCCCGTCACGGTCGTGCGCGACGACCCGGAACTGCTCGCCGTGTGGATGGCTCCCGGCACCGAGTGCGTGAAGCCGGTGCTCGCCGACGGCACCCCCGTGCACCAGGAACCGCTGGCCACCCGGTACACCAAGCCGCGCACCGTGCAGCGCGACCGCTGGTTCGGCACCGGGGTGCTGAAGCTGGCCCGGCCCGGTGAGCCCTGGTCGGTGTGGCTGTTCTGGGACCCGGGCTGGCAGTTCAAGAACTGGTACGTGAACCTGGAGGAGCCGCTGGCCCGCTGGGCGGGCGGGGTGGACTCCGAGGACCACTTCCTGGACATATCCGTGCACCCGGACCGCAGTTGGCACTGGCGGGACGAGGACGAGTTCGCCCAGGCACGGCGCGACGGACTGGTGGACGAGGCGCTGGCCGGGAGGGTGCGGGAGGCCGGCCGGGCCGCGCTGGAGGTGATCGCCGCCTGGGGGCCGCCCTTCTCGGACGGCTGGCAGGACTGGCGCCCGGACCCGTCCTGGACGGTACCGTCACTGCCACAGGACTGGGACCGCACGCCCGCGCACATGTCTCCGTGA
- a CDS encoding class II fumarate hydratase, translated as MTTTDDDRNHRIEHDSMGEVKVPADAKWRAQTQRAVENFPISGQRIERAHIEALARIKGAAAKVNARLGVLGEDVAEAIQEAAGEVAEGKWDEHFPVDVFQTGSGTSSNMNANEVVATLASERLGRDVHPNDHVNASQSSNDVFPSSIHIAATAAVTRDLVPALEHLAASLERKAGEFADVVKSGRTHLMDATPVTLGQEFGGYAAQVRYGIERLHASLPRLAELPLGGTAVGTGINTPPGFSAAVIEEVARVTGLPLTEARDHFEAQGARDGIVETSGQLRTVAVGLTKIANDLRWMSSGPRTGLAEISLPDLQPGSSIMPGKVNPVVPEAVLMVCAQVIGNDVTVATAGASGNFELNVMLPVIAKNVLESIRLLANASRLLADRTVDGIVAHRDRAREYAESSPSVVTPLNRYIGYEEAAKVAKRALAERKTIRQVVLESGYVERGDLTVEQLDEALDVLRMTRP; from the coding sequence ATGACGACCACGGACGACGACCGGAACCACCGCATCGAGCACGACTCCATGGGGGAGGTGAAGGTCCCGGCCGACGCCAAGTGGCGCGCCCAGACCCAGCGCGCCGTGGAGAACTTCCCGATCTCCGGGCAGCGCATCGAGCGCGCCCACATCGAGGCCCTCGCCCGCATCAAGGGCGCCGCGGCCAAGGTGAACGCGCGGCTCGGCGTGCTCGGCGAGGACGTCGCCGAGGCGATCCAGGAGGCGGCCGGCGAGGTCGCCGAGGGGAAGTGGGACGAGCACTTCCCGGTGGACGTGTTCCAGACCGGCTCCGGGACCTCGTCCAACATGAACGCCAACGAGGTCGTCGCCACCCTCGCGAGCGAGCGGCTCGGGCGGGACGTGCACCCCAACGACCACGTCAACGCCTCGCAGTCGTCCAACGACGTCTTCCCGTCGTCCATCCACATCGCGGCCACCGCCGCCGTCACCCGCGACCTGGTGCCGGCCCTGGAGCACCTCGCGGCCTCCCTGGAGCGCAAGGCCGGGGAGTTCGCCGACGTGGTGAAGTCCGGGCGCACGCACCTGATGGACGCCACGCCGGTGACCCTGGGTCAGGAGTTCGGCGGGTACGCGGCTCAGGTGCGGTACGGGATCGAGCGGCTGCACGCCTCCCTGCCGCGCCTCGCCGAGCTGCCGCTGGGCGGGACCGCCGTCGGCACCGGCATCAACACCCCGCCGGGATTCTCCGCCGCCGTCATCGAGGAGGTCGCCCGGGTCACCGGGCTGCCGCTGACCGAGGCGCGCGACCACTTCGAGGCGCAGGGCGCCCGCGACGGCATCGTGGAGACCAGCGGCCAGCTGCGCACCGTCGCGGTCGGCCTGACGAAGATCGCCAACGACCTGAGGTGGATGTCCTCCGGTCCGCGCACCGGGCTCGCGGAGATCAGCCTCCCCGATCTCCAGCCCGGCTCCTCGATCATGCCCGGCAAGGTCAACCCGGTCGTCCCGGAGGCCGTGCTCATGGTCTGCGCGCAGGTGATCGGCAACGACGTGACCGTCGCCACCGCCGGCGCCTCGGGCAACTTCGAGCTCAACGTGATGCTGCCGGTCATCGCGAAGAACGTGCTGGAGTCGATCCGGCTGCTCGCGAACGCCTCCCGGCTGCTCGCCGACCGCACGGTCGACGGGATCGTCGCGCACCGCGACCGCGCCCGGGAGTACGCCGAGTCCTCGCCGTCCGTCGTCACCCCGCTCAACCGGTACATCGGCTACGAGGAGGCCGCCAAGGTCGCCAAGAGGGCGCTGGCCGAGCGGAAGACCATCCGGCAGGTGGTGCTGGAGAGCGGCTACGTCGAACGCGGGGACCTCACCGTCGAGCAGCTCGACGAGGCGCTGGACGTCCTGCGGATGACGCGCCCGTAA
- a CDS encoding M28 family metallopeptidase has protein sequence MATPRPPPEGDRVRRRFAVASLSLAVVLGCGTLPAAAAGPADARQTRALADTDRSTAAVNALAAPDVDVTRVRAHLSELSAIAARNGGNRRSNTQGYRDSVAYVKGKLQAAGYTVTEQPCTSGCTSGAGPNLIAEWPQGDANNVYMFGAHLDGVSAGPGMNDNGSGSAALLENALTLAQQNPALRNRVRFAWWTDEEQGLNGSEFYVRSLSSTQRSRIRAYYNFDMIASTNGGYFINHITSSAAAPMKAYWDSLGLRPEENTEGAGRSDDYPFEQVGIPTSGYAMGASARKTSAQAGKWGGTAGAAYDPCYHRSCDTLSNINTTGLNRAADGIAHTLWQQAVTGG, from the coding sequence GTGGCCACCCCACGGCCACCTCCCGAAGGAGACAGAGTGAGACGACGATTCGCCGTGGCGAGCCTCTCCCTCGCCGTCGTGCTCGGCTGCGGAACACTCCCCGCCGCGGCCGCCGGCCCGGCAGACGCCCGGCAGACGCGGGCCCTCGCGGACACGGACCGGTCCACCGCCGCCGTGAACGCGCTGGCCGCGCCCGACGTCGACGTGACCAGGGTGCGGGCGCACCTGAGCGAGCTGAGCGCCATCGCCGCCCGCAACGGCGGCAACCGCCGCTCCAACACCCAGGGTTACCGCGACTCCGTCGCCTACGTGAAGGGCAAGCTGCAGGCGGCCGGCTACACCGTCACCGAACAGCCCTGCACCTCCGGCTGCACCAGCGGGGCCGGCCCCAACCTGATCGCCGAGTGGCCGCAGGGCGACGCGAACAACGTGTACATGTTCGGCGCCCACCTCGACGGCGTCTCGGCGGGCCCCGGCATGAACGACAACGGCTCCGGCTCGGCCGCGCTCCTGGAGAACGCCCTGACGCTGGCGCAGCAGAACCCCGCCCTGCGCAACCGGGTCCGCTTCGCCTGGTGGACCGACGAGGAGCAGGGCCTCAACGGCTCCGAGTTCTACGTCCGTTCGCTGTCCTCGACCCAGCGCTCCAGGATCCGGGCGTACTACAACTTCGACATGATCGCCTCCACCAACGGCGGCTACTTCATCAACCACATCACCTCGTCGGCCGCCGCGCCGATGAAGGCGTACTGGGACTCGCTGGGCCTGCGGCCCGAGGAGAACACCGAGGGCGCCGGGCGCAGCGACGACTACCCCTTCGAGCAGGTCGGCATCCCCACCTCCGGCTACGCGATGGGGGCCAGCGCCCGCAAGACGTCCGCGCAGGCCGGCAAGTGGGGCGGCACGGCCGGTGCGGCCTACGACCCCTGCTACCACCGGTCCTGCGACACCCTCAGCAACATCAACACCACCGGCCTGAACCGCGCGGCCGACGGCATCGCCCACACCCTCTGGCAACAGGCCGTCACCGGCGGCTGA
- a CDS encoding NUDIX domain-containing protein, translating to MSEDRWSAAVDPGVELPRPADGELWAVGAVILDGDGRAFAQRRGPDRRLFPDCWDVVGGHVEPGETLLDALVREVAEETGWRVRRVRRLLGVTTWTGDDGLGVRHEADFLVEVDGDLRRPALEWSRHTACAWFGPDDLDRLKENRAPGEFLVHDLIAAALRDPPGGRR from the coding sequence ATGTCGGAGGACCGGTGGAGTGCGGCCGTGGATCCCGGTGTCGAGCTGCCCCGGCCGGCCGACGGCGAGCTGTGGGCGGTGGGCGCGGTGATCCTCGACGGGGACGGCAGGGCCTTCGCCCAGCGGCGCGGCCCCGACCGCAGGCTCTTCCCCGACTGCTGGGACGTCGTGGGCGGACACGTGGAGCCCGGCGAGACCCTGCTCGACGCCCTCGTCCGCGAGGTGGCCGAGGAGACGGGGTGGCGCGTGCGCCGGGTGCGGCGGCTGCTCGGCGTCACCACCTGGACCGGGGACGACGGTCTCGGGGTCCGGCACGAGGCCGACTTCCTCGTCGAGGTCGACGGCGACCTGCGCCGGCCCGCCCTGGAGTGGTCCCGGCACACCGCCTGCGCCTGGTTCGGGCCGGACGACCTCGACCGGCTCAAGGAGAACCGCGCCCCCGGGGAGTTCCTCGTCCACGACCTGATCGCGGCGGCGCTGCGGGACCCGCCCGGCGGACGGCGGTGA
- a CDS encoding fumarate hydratase translates to MGEMPEFEYADLLPMGEDTTPYRLVTSEGVSTFEADGRTFLKVEPEALRKLAEEAVHDIQHYLRPAHLAQLRRIIDDPEASSNDKFVALDLLKNANIAAAGVLPMCQDTGTAIVMGKRGQNVLTGGRDEEALSRGIYDAYQNLNLRYSQMAPLTMWEEKNTGSNLPAQIELYATDGDAYKFLFMAKGGGSANKSFLYQETKAVLNEASMMKFLEEKIRSLGTAACPPYHLAIVVGGTSAEYALKTAKYASAHYLDNMPTEGSPLGHGFRDKELEEKVFELTQRIGIGAQFGGKYFCHDVRVVRLPRHGASCPVAIAVSCSADRQAVAKITAEGVFLEQLETDPARFLPETTDEQLDADGDVVKIDLNQPMDDILAELTKYPVKTRLSLTGPLVVARDIAHAKIKERLDAGEEMPQYLKDHPVYYAGPAKTPEGYASGSFGPTTAGRMDSYVEQFQAAGGSKVMLAKGNRSKQVTDACAAHGGFYLGSIGGPAARLAQDCIKKVEVLEYEELGMEAVWKIEVEDFPAFVVVDDKGNDFFQDPAPQPTFTSIPVRGPGLA, encoded by the coding sequence ATGGGCGAGATGCCTGAGTTCGAGTACGCCGATCTGCTCCCCATGGGAGAGGACACCACCCCCTACCGGCTGGTGACCTCCGAAGGTGTCTCCACCTTCGAGGCCGACGGGCGGACCTTCCTCAAGGTGGAGCCGGAGGCGCTGCGCAAGCTCGCCGAGGAGGCCGTCCACGACATCCAGCACTACCTGCGCCCCGCGCACCTCGCCCAGCTGCGCCGCATCATCGACGACCCCGAGGCGTCGTCCAACGACAAGTTCGTCGCCCTGGACCTGCTGAAGAACGCGAACATCGCGGCGGCCGGCGTGCTGCCCATGTGCCAGGACACCGGCACCGCCATCGTCATGGGCAAGCGCGGCCAGAACGTGCTGACCGGGGGCCGCGACGAGGAGGCCCTGTCCCGGGGCATCTACGACGCGTACCAGAACCTCAACCTGCGCTACTCGCAGATGGCGCCGCTGACCATGTGGGAGGAGAAGAACACCGGTTCCAACCTCCCCGCCCAGATCGAGCTGTACGCGACCGACGGCGACGCCTACAAGTTCCTGTTCATGGCCAAGGGCGGCGGCTCGGCCAACAAGAGCTTCCTGTACCAGGAGACCAAGGCCGTCCTGAACGAGGCCTCCATGATGAAGTTCCTGGAGGAGAAGATCCGTTCGCTCGGCACGGCCGCCTGCCCGCCGTACCACCTGGCGATCGTCGTCGGCGGCACCTCGGCCGAGTACGCGCTGAAGACCGCCAAGTACGCCTCCGCGCACTACCTGGACAACATGCCGACCGAGGGCTCCCCGCTCGGCCACGGCTTCCGGGACAAGGAGCTGGAGGAGAAGGTCTTCGAGCTGACGCAGAGGATCGGCATCGGCGCGCAGTTCGGCGGCAAGTACTTCTGCCACGACGTGCGCGTGGTGCGCCTGCCCCGGCACGGCGCGTCCTGCCCGGTCGCCATCGCCGTCTCCTGCTCCGCCGACCGCCAGGCCGTCGCGAAGATCACCGCCGAGGGCGTGTTCCTGGAGCAGCTGGAGACGGACCCCGCGCGGTTCCTGCCGGAGACGACGGACGAGCAGCTCGACGCCGACGGCGACGTCGTCAAGATCGACCTCAACCAGCCGATGGACGACATCCTCGCCGAACTCACCAAGTACCCGGTGAAGACCCGCCTCTCGCTCACCGGCCCGCTGGTCGTGGCCCGCGACATCGCGCACGCCAAGATCAAGGAGCGGCTGGACGCGGGCGAGGAGATGCCGCAGTACCTCAAGGACCACCCGGTGTACTACGCCGGTCCGGCCAAGACGCCCGAGGGCTACGCCTCCGGTTCCTTCGGCCCGACCACGGCCGGCCGGATGGACTCCTACGTCGAGCAGTTCCAGGCGGCGGGCGGCTCCAAGGTCATGCTCGCCAAGGGCAACCGCAGCAAGCAGGTCACCGACGCGTGCGCCGCGCACGGCGGCTTCTACCTCGGCTCCATCGGCGGCCCGGCGGCGCGCCTGGCCCAGGACTGCATCAAGAAGGTCGAGGTCCTCGAGTACGAGGAGCTGGGCATGGAGGCCGTCTGGAAGATCGAGGTCGAGGACTTCCCGGCGTTCGTCGTCGTCGACGACAAGGGCAACGACTTCTTCCAGGACCCGGCTCCGCAGCCGACGTTCACCAGCATCCCGGTGCGGGGGCCGGGGCTGGCGTAA